One region of Centropristis striata isolate RG_2023a ecotype Rhode Island chromosome 3, C.striata_1.0, whole genome shotgun sequence genomic DNA includes:
- the ppcs gene encoding phosphopantothenate--cysteine ligase, with protein sequence MAEPRLSSIDGRLAEEFAVPSHVEEVKEKMAAFAREHAAAGRRLVLITSGGTKVPLESRTVRFLDNFSSGRRGASSAEYFIDSGYAVIFLHRHRSLYPYTRMFSTLNMLDALKFRGEEGASGNHGEVVVNQQVLPNIAKALKRYQEVKEGKLLLPIEFSTLSEYLHLLKAAAQALSTIGSKAMFYLAAAVSDFYIPASEMPEHKIQSSNGPLQLSMNMVPKILSPLVKDWAPQAFVISFKLETDATILLDKARRALDTYRHQAVVANVLDSRRGYVVVVTPETQAELILTEEDAKNEVEIEERIVSNLTSAHNKFITQQQG encoded by the exons ATGGCTGAACCCAGATTATCTTCCATTGATGGGAGGTTAGCTGAAGAATTTGCTGTCCCCTCCCATGTGGAGGAGGTGAAAGAGAAGATGGCTGCTTTCGCCAGGGAGCACGCTGCTGCAGGTCGCAGGCTGGTCCTCATCACATCTGGAGGCACCAAAGTCCCGCTGGAGTCCCGCACCGTCCGCTTCCTGGATAACTTCAGCAGCGGGCGGCGAGGAGCCTCCTCCGCAGAGTATTTCATAGACTCGGGCTACGCCGTCATCTTCCTCCACAGGCACCGCTCCCTCTACCCCTACACACGCATGTTCTCCACCCTAAACATGCTGGACGCCCTGAAGTTCAGAGGTGAAGAAGGAGCGTCCGGTAACCATGGTGAAGTGGTGGTGAACCAGCAGGTGCTCCCCAACATCGCCAAAGCGCTGAAGCGATACCAGGAAGTGAAAGAAGGCAAACTCCTTCTGCCCATTGAGTTCAGCACTCTATCAGAGTATCTGCATCTGCTCAAAGCTGCAGCACAGGCACTCAGCACAATAG GATCCAAGGCCATGTTTTACTTGGCTGCTGCTGTGTCTGACTTCTATATCCCAGCATCGGAGATGCCCGAACACAAAATCCAGTCTTCAAACGGACCTCTTCAA CTCAGCATGAACATGGTCCCCAAGATACTGTCCCCCCTGGTGAAGGACTGGGCCCCTCAGGCTTTTGTCATCTCCTTTAAGCTGGAGACGGATGCAACCATCCTGCTGGACAAAGCTCGCCGGGCTCTGGACACCTACAGGCACCAGGCGGTGGTGGCCAACGTGCTGGACTCTAGACGGGGTTACGTGGTGGTGGTGACCCCCGAGACTCAGGCTGAGCTGATCCTCACAGAAGAGGACGCCAAGAACGAGGTGGAGATAGAGGAGAGGATAGTGAGCAACCTGACGTCAGCACACAACAAGTTCATAACTCAACAACAGGGCTGA